Below is a window of Syntrophomonas wolfei subsp. wolfei str. Goettingen G311 DNA.
TTTTCCTCCAGGGTTGCTGCACCGAAAGTAATGCGGACAAAATCAACAAAGCGGGTAACTATGTCATCGCTGAAGTAATCCTCTGCCAATATGGGAATGACATTATCCCGATCGGCCGGGAAGGTCTTATATAATGATGGCTCGAAATCGCCCCCGGCAAAGGCCAGTCCTTCCTGATCCAGGGAGTAGCGACCAAACATGCAGCCTACGGCGTAGGAGATGTATTCCTTGATGGTGTCCAGCAGCAAACGTTCTTCCAGTTCTTCCTCGCTTTTATCATCACCATAGCGGTAGTAGGGATTACAGGTCAGGGTTATCTCGGACAAGGGTACTTCCGGGGTCAGTTCATCCTGCAGACTATAGGCGTCAATGAAGATGCGGTTATTCTCCTCTTCCAGACGCTGTATCTCCAGGGTCATTTCCTGCCAGTGAGTGCGGAGGCCTTGATAGGTTTCCTGGAGGGTTGGTTCATGGTACTCCGGTTTTAATAAGGGGAGTTCGGTGAAATCCCAGGAGGTTTCGTAGGAGTCCCAGTCGATACGAGATAGATTAATCAGTTTTCTAACGCCAAAAAGGAAATCTCTATTCTCCAATTCAGTCCTGTAAGGAATAACACGATAATCCCCTGTTTGAAAATGTAATGTAGGATTAAGTACTTTGGAAAAATCTCGAACAAACGATGTATTTAGCAAACCAAGCGCCGCAAGCTTTTGATTGCTATCCTTGAAAAATGCACATGTTCCAGAGCCATCAAATAAAAATCCTTTATCGTTGAATCGAACCGATAATATTCCAGATGTTATATCCGACCATGTAATTGAATCACAGAAAATGTAGTCTAAATTGAAATTATGAGCCCACACTCTTGTCCCAGATGGATGCATATTACATTGTAATTGTTTACCATCATTGTACCAATCAACAACATACTCGTTATTTCCATACCACCTTCTAAAATTACCACCCTTACAATAAGGGAACCACTTTAAAGCACTTTTTTGTGCATGGGTTCTGTTAAGCATAGAAAAACCTATATTCTTAAGACTACACTCAAACCATAAACGCGTATATCTATCGTTATTTCCCGTTGCTAAACCCATTCGAGCTTCAGAAATATCACCAAGCTTTTGAGAATTATCTATAATTTTATATATTTTCTCACTCACCCAATACGTAATCGGCGATCCTGGTATTTTTTTGAAATCAGCGGCGGAGGCCCGGTATGGATTGTCCCGTGTTAATATTAACTCCTCTTCTTTTTCAGCTTCATTTCTTCCGTCAACTAACCGCAAATAAGCGCCTTTATATTCCTGGTAATGGTCGTTGTTAATAACAAAAGCCGTAGTTGAGACTACTTCACCACCAATGCTATCAAATGCCCTGGCACCCAGATGTGCCATTGAGATAATTGTATATTTATTGAGAATGCTCTCACGTAGCTTTTCAAAGGATGATAGGAACATCCAGCTCTGCATTGTAACCATGGCATTATATCCACGTTCAACAATCAAATCAAACCCACGCTCAATAAACATGGCAAATAAGTCCGATTTACTGTCGGGGTAATTCTTATCAGCAAAGACCTTCAGCCGCCCATTCATACCCCTCCCCCCCATATAGGGCGGGTTGGCGATTACCACATGGTATTTGGGGCTAAGGTAGTCTACCTGTTGCAATGCCTGTAATACCTTTTGATGGGTGGCATTAAAGAAGAGGTTGCCGGAGAGGTCTTGGGCTTCCAGCAGCTGCAGGATATCGGAGACATCGGTGATAACCGGACGAATCAGGGAACCGAAGTTATCTGCTTCCTCGAATAGCCTCAAGGTGGGAAAGAGATTAGCAGTAAACAGGTCGTGACCGATTTCTTCCTGATAGTTTTTAAGTTCGTCTTCTTCAAAATGGATGTTTTCCAGTACACATATATGGGGCTGAATTCCTTGGCGGAAAAAACGGCGATGTTTCTGCCGGGCTTTCATCACCAGGGCAAAAGCTGCCAGTTCTCCGGCCCGCTTATCGATTTCGATGCCGTAGAGGTTGTGGGTGAGAATCTTTTCCGGAATCTCTGTCGGCATATAGCCGGCTTCTTCGTAGATAGCGTAGAGCAAATCGAAGGCATAAACCAGCATGTGGCCGGAGCCACAGGCCGGGTCACAGACTTTTATCTCTTCCGGGGACTTAATAATCAGGTAATCTTCCTCATCCTGCTCCGGCTTAATATAGTATTCCATTTTTTCTATCAGGCGGGATTGAGGGTGATTGAGCATCCACAGGCGTCCCAGGGAGTTTTCCGCCAGGTAGCCTACAATCCAGTGGGGGGTGAAAAGCTGGGTCGCTGCCGGAATGTTCTCTTTGCTGATTTTGATATTCTTCTTCAGGTTGGCAAAGACCTCATCCTTTTTCTCTGATATGTAATACTGGTAGAGCCAGCCGATGATTTCAACTTCCTGCCAGTCCTCTTCGGGGATAATTTCCGGATTGGTCATATTTCGCAGGAAGGAGTTTTCCTGCAGAAGATTGTCGGGAAAGAGGATTTCGCTACAATCCTCAATCTTTTCAAATAAAAAGGGCAGGATATCATGCAGGCTGTTGCATTGTTTAATCACCAGGTACTTAAAAAGCCCGTTCTGATCATTCTTTTCTTTCATTTCATAGACCTTTTCCCGGTAAGTTTCGCGCTCCTTATCCCCGCTAAAATCAAAATCCAGGTTAAAGGCTTCCCGCATAATATCAGGCTCTACACTTCCCGCAACCGTGGAGGATAAAACCCTGACCCCGGTGGGCAGGTAATCATTAATCTCCATAAAGCGCAGGGCGCAAAAGCGGTTGAACCAGGTGTAAGCGATTTCCTCCATTACCTGGGTATAGCCTTTTTTGTCAATGGCGGCAATGAGGCTGTCTCTTTGTTTGACCTGCACACTGTCCAAGGCTTTTCCGTTTATGTATATGGCATCACTAGCTTCAATCCGGGCTTTTTTTACCTTTTCTTCAGTAATGCCCAGTTCATAAGCCTTTTGCTTAACCCGTTCTATAAGTTCAGTTCTGGCCATAACGGCAAAATTGCGCAGATTGGATTTGTTCATAGCTACCACCTTTCGCGTGAGGAGTGAGGGGTACTCCTTATCTCCCAAAGCGAATAACCTTTCTCTCCTTTATCAGACCCTTGAGCTTTTTGCCCAGGCTGTTTACATAATTATCTACATCTGCTTCCGTGCGAAGGGCGTCCACCAGGGCGATTTCTTTGAGTTCCAGCATATGGATTTCCGGTTCATTAACCGGATCTCCCTCGTCACCTCCAGCAATTTTACCCTGTTTGGCTTCCAGGGCGGCTTTGATTTCAGCCAGCATCTTATCCCGGTAATTCGCACTCTGTTGAATAGCGGCGTCCAGCCGCTCAAAACCAATGCTGTCATCAATATATTTATATTTATCCTCATACCAGCTGTTGATGCCGACAGTAAACTTCTGTCGCTCCCCATTACCCAGACCATACTGCAGCAGGGCTTTTTGCAGTTGTTCATAATCTTTTTGCACTTTGGTTCGGCTATCCTCTTTATGCAGGTTCAGCCTTTCCTCAAACTGTTTATCCAGCCAGGAGCTCAGGTCTGGAATCTGAGAAATCTTGTGGTAGGGCGCCGGGTCGGCGATAATAGCCTGTAATTCTGCGTTTTTGTCCATGAATTCCTTTTCCTGCAAGTAGCTCTGGTTGTTTTCAATCCGTTTTACCATATTAAGTCCCTTATCAAAAATAACCTGCTGATGCTTGAAGAAGTTCTGTATCATTTTCATATTTTCATCCCAGTCCAACAAATCGTCCTGGTATTCTTTCAGTTTGCTCAGCAGGATGCTGTGATCCTGTTTATAATGCTGCAGTTCCTGGAAAATGTTTAGGCCCTGCATGACCAGGTCTTTACCGGGGTATTTCCTGCCTTCATAATGGCGGAGATAGTCGCGCTCAATCTGACCCGTTTTATCCGTTATCTTTGCTAATAGCTCCCGCATCAAGCCATCTTCATCGGAGGGTAAATTAACCACGTTGAATAAATCTTTGCCAATTTCGCGGGCGGTTTTAACCAGCTTTTCATCCAGGCTGACCCGTTTCTTAATCAGGATTTTCTCTACCTCGGTCTTTTTACGCAGGTAAGCGGGAATAGCTTTATCGCTTGTTTCCAAATAAGCCCCCTGGTAGTGCAGACGAATTTTTTGCTGCTTAAACAGGGTGGCGACCATGCCGGCGATGTCAATTTCCCGCCAGCCATAAGGGGCATCTTCAAACTTATCCAGCAGGTTTTTCATGGTAATCTGCAGGTGCTTCGCCTCCTGCAGGTCTATGTAGCTTAAGATTTCATCCAGGGCTAACTGGTTAAGTTCTTCCCCGCTTCCTATTATGGTGAACTGTTCCAGCTTTCGGTTCAGGATATCCAAAATATCCTGGTCGTTGTCCAGGAATTCTTTTACATAGGGCAGTTTGTTATAAACGCTTTCTGCCAGCAGTTTCAGCCCGTTATTCATCTTTTCCCGGGCACTGCTGCCGCGAGGATCGATTCTTTCTCCATTGGTATAATGGCGTCCCTTAAGCAGGGCATCCTCCAGCATTCTTTTAGCCCGGCTTTTACGCTCGCGGGCTTCTTCCTGTTTCTCAGCCATAATCTTTTTCAGGTTGGCGGGCAGGTTAGTCTGCTTGATTTTATCAAAGCGTTCTATTTTTAAGGCTGCTTGCATCTCTTCAAAATAGTCACTGCTTTCATCCAGGCGGATAATCAGGTCATTATTTCCGGCTGAGACCATCTTCAGTTCGGCTTCATCAGCATCATAATCATCAGAAGCCCGGGTTAAGATACGAAGTCCCATACGGGCAGTTTGACTGCCTATGTTGCTCTCGTCTATTTTGCGGTTAAAAGGGATAGGATAGCGTTTGCTATACTGGTACTTCTGATCCTCGTAAATATCATTGAATATATAGTTGCCAATTTCCTCCACCACAGCATTCCCGTCAATTACCGTGTTTCTGATTTCCCGGTTGATATCCTGCTCGTCATCAGTTAAGAAACGGTATTCATCTGCATTTTTCTGCACATAATTTTGGGAAATAAGCCGGTTCAGGGCTGCCTTAATGCTTTCTTTTAAACTTAGTTTATCTTCGTTTACCCCGGATATCATGAGGGTGGCAATGTTGTCCAGGTTGGCCGGAATATCCCCTATGTAGCGAATGAGGAATAAGAGCTTTAAAACCTCAACATCCCCGGCTTTTAGTCCTTCCTTATTATAAGCAGCTTCACCCGCCCGGATAATGACCCGCTGGATGCTGCCATCTAAAAACGCATGTACCGAATCATAAAAGGCATAAAAGGGAATGAGCACCCCCGCCTCTTCATCGGCATATTTACAGGCGGCATCCTGAAAGGCAGACAGCATCGACCTTTCTCCTTCGGACAGGTGTTTGCCGCTGGCCCCATACTTCCTAATCTGGGTAAATACCTCCTGCAGGAGTTTGAACTGATAAGGTACAAAGGGATAGGTAGCAGAGAAATCTTCTTCACCACCGTATCCCTTTAAATCAGCTACCGTGCCTTCGGAAAAATGGATGAGATTTTTCAGGGCAGCCGCCTGTTCACTGTAAATTAAACGCAGTTTATCGGCGGCATACTCCGATTTTTCCAGGATTCTTTTCTTGATGACTTCATCAACTGAGGCCGCTGAAAGGCTGAGGCGGGTTTTGAAACGGCCCTGTATCTTGGAGAAATCGTTGCCTTTTACTTTGGTAACGGAATCAATATCTTCCTGGGAAGTTACAATGACCCACACCTTACCTTTGCAATGGGTTCCCAGGTCTTCGGCCACGGTCTGCAGGTTTAACATCATCTCACTATTGTCACCAATGTACTGCCCCACCTCATCGGCCAGAAATACCAGGTGGAAGTTCTCCCCTTTACTGTCTACATAGTCCTTTACTTCCTGGGCAAATTGCTCGATGCTCAGCTTAGGGTTCTGGCTGTGGTTAAACCAATTTCTGGCGCTGTTCTCGGCCATACCGGCACTTTTACTGAGCGCTGCCACCACTGCATCTTCATCAAAGAAGAAACAACTGCGCCGTTCCTCCCAGGATTCTCCTTTTATTTCCGCAAAATCAGTTTTAAACTGCTCCAGTACCCCTTCCCGGT
It encodes the following:
- the pglX gene encoding BREX-1 system adenine-specific DNA-methyltransferase PglX — its product is MNKSNLRNFAVMARTELIERVKQKAYELGITEEKVKKARIEASDAIYINGKALDSVQVKQRDSLIAAIDKKGYTQVMEEIAYTWFNRFCALRFMEINDYLPTGVRVLSSTVAGSVEPDIMREAFNLDFDFSGDKERETYREKVYEMKEKNDQNGLFKYLVIKQCNSLHDILPFLFEKIEDCSEILFPDNLLQENSFLRNMTNPEIIPEEDWQEVEIIGWLYQYYISEKKDEVFANLKKNIKISKENIPAATQLFTPHWIVGYLAENSLGRLWMLNHPQSRLIEKMEYYIKPEQDEEDYLIIKSPEEIKVCDPACGSGHMLVYAFDLLYAIYEEAGYMPTEIPEKILTHNLYGIEIDKRAGELAAFALVMKARQKHRRFFRQGIQPHICVLENIHFEEDELKNYQEEIGHDLFTANLFPTLRLFEEADNFGSLIRPVITDVSDILQLLEAQDLSGNLFFNATHQKVLQALQQVDYLSPKYHVVIANPPYMGGRGMNGRLKVFADKNYPDSKSDLFAMFIERGFDLIVERGYNAMVTMQSWMFLSSFEKLRESILNKYTIISMAHLGARAFDSIGGEVVSTTAFVINNDHYQEYKGAYLRLVDGRNEAEKEEELILTRDNPYRASAADFKKIPGSPITYWVSEKIYKIIDNSQKLGDISEARMGLATGNNDRYTRLWFECSLKNIGFSMLNRTHAQKSALKWFPYCKGGNFRRWYGNNEYVVDWYNDGKQLQCNMHPSGTRVWAHNFNLDYIFCDSITWSDITSGILSVRFNDKGFLFDGSGTCAFFKDSNQKLAALGLLNTSFVRDFSKVLNPTLHFQTGDYRVIPYRTELENRDFLFGVRKLINLSRIDWDSYETSWDFTELPLLKPEYHEPTLQETYQGLRTHWQEMTLEIQRLEEENNRIFIDAYSLQDELTPEVPLSEITLTCNPYYRYGDDKSEEELEERLLLDTIKEYISYAVGCMFGRYSLDQEGLAFAGGDFEPSLYKTFPADRDNVIPILAEDYFSDDIVTRFVDFVRITFGAATLEENLEFIADTLGKRAKETARDTIRRYFLNDFYKDHVQTYKKRPIYWLFTSGKEKAFNALVYLHRYQPATVAILRTDYLHRLQDVLEVEKQHLQRTINDEAGSSSARKAAKELTQLDKQTLELKKYEELVHHYADMRIPLDLDDGVKVNYAKLGELLAKI
- the brxC gene encoding BREX system P-loop protein BrxC; protein product: MLVREMFKKKIDREIKGVIKVAQDDEDNRYQELDEYVVTRELHKHIASFYQNYQKGIDGYTDEMGVWISGFFGSGKSHFLKILSYLLENDEVKGTKPVAFFTDKITDQVLYADIERASRVECETILFNIDSKSPLGMKTDKEAILKVFLKVFYEHLGYYGDDFKVAELEKFLNREGVLEQFKTDFAEIKGESWEERRSCFFFDEDAVVAALSKSAGMAENSARNWFNHSQNPKLSIEQFAQEVKDYVDSKGENFHLVFLADEVGQYIGDNSEMMLNLQTVAEDLGTHCKGKVWVIVTSQEDIDSVTKVKGNDFSKIQGRFKTRLSLSAASVDEVIKKRILEKSEYAADKLRLIYSEQAAALKNLIHFSEGTVADLKGYGGEEDFSATYPFVPYQFKLLQEVFTQIRKYGASGKHLSEGERSMLSAFQDAACKYADEEAGVLIPFYAFYDSVHAFLDGSIQRVIIRAGEAAYNKEGLKAGDVEVLKLLFLIRYIGDIPANLDNIATLMISGVNEDKLSLKESIKAALNRLISQNYVQKNADEYRFLTDDEQDINREIRNTVIDGNAVVEEIGNYIFNDIYEDQKYQYSKRYPIPFNRKIDESNIGSQTARMGLRILTRASDDYDADEAELKMVSAGNNDLIIRLDESSDYFEEMQAALKIERFDKIKQTNLPANLKKIMAEKQEEARERKSRAKRMLEDALLKGRHYTNGERIDPRGSSAREKMNNGLKLLAESVYNKLPYVKEFLDNDQDILDILNRKLEQFTIIGSGEELNQLALDEILSYIDLQEAKHLQITMKNLLDKFEDAPYGWREIDIAGMVATLFKQQKIRLHYQGAYLETSDKAIPAYLRKKTEVEKILIKKRVSLDEKLVKTAREIGKDLFNVVNLPSDEDGLMRELLAKITDKTGQIERDYLRHYEGRKYPGKDLVMQGLNIFQELQHYKQDHSILLSKLKEYQDDLLDWDENMKMIQNFFKHQQVIFDKGLNMVKRIENNQSYLQEKEFMDKNAELQAIIADPAPYHKISQIPDLSSWLDKQFEERLNLHKEDSRTKVQKDYEQLQKALLQYGLGNGERQKFTVGINSWYEDKYKYIDDSIGFERLDAAIQQSANYRDKMLAEIKAALEAKQGKIAGGDEGDPVNEPEIHMLELKEIALVDALRTEADVDNYVNSLGKKLKGLIKERKVIRFGR